A window of Cellulomonas fimi contains these coding sequences:
- a CDS encoding prolyl oligopeptidase family serine peptidase: MTVPALRPYPSAHRLDLVEDLHGHRVADPYRWLEDATDADTRAWSQAQDELYAEYRQTLTARVGDGPWSADRLTARLRELLGAGVVGAPAWRGDRYFFVRRTGEQEHAVVLVSEPDPDAEGGRRERVLIDPVALDPAGTTTLDSWQPSKEGHLLAYQVSHGGTEESVLHVLDVATGELVDGPVDRARYSPVAWLPGGEAFFYVRRLAPDFVPADEQQYHRRVWLHRVGTSPDSDVEVFGDGLDLTNYYGVSVSRDGRWLIVSASAGTAPRTDVWIADLTAPGGVEAPAFVEVAVGLDAQTGAWVGRDGRLYVHTDLDAPRGRLAVTDPTSPGVPHWRTLLAEDETAVLEDVAFTDGGGDDRTPTLLVASWRRHTVSELTVHDPATGAPRGTVGLPGLGSVSGLVTRPDGGPDVWFSYTDHTTVPSVQRFDATTRTTTLWAAPPGTVADVPPVRAQQVEVTSADGTVVRAFVLARADALDADGRPHAPAPTILYGYGGFQISLDPAYSAATLAWVEAGGVYVVANLRGGGEEGEGWHRSGMRAHKQNVFDDFHAVAEHLVAAGWTTPDRLACWGGSNGGLLVGAALTQRPDLFAAVVCSAPLLDMVRYQRFGLGVTWTEEYGDADDPVELGWLLGYSPYHRVVDGTAYPATLFTVFDGDTRVDPLHARKLAAALQAATSADADRSPVLVRRETGVGHGARALSRSIALTVEQLQFVADRTGAAR; this comes from the coding sequence ATGACGGTCCCCGCACTGCGCCCCTACCCGTCCGCCCACCGCCTCGACCTCGTCGAGGACCTGCACGGTCATCGCGTCGCCGACCCGTACCGCTGGCTCGAGGACGCGACCGACGCCGACACCCGGGCGTGGTCGCAGGCCCAGGACGAGCTGTACGCCGAGTACCGCCAGACGCTGACCGCGCGCGTCGGCGACGGCCCGTGGTCCGCGGACCGGCTCACCGCCCGGCTGCGCGAGCTGCTGGGCGCGGGCGTCGTCGGTGCTCCGGCGTGGCGCGGCGACCGGTACTTCTTCGTCCGGCGCACCGGCGAGCAGGAGCACGCGGTCGTGCTGGTCTCCGAGCCGGACCCCGACGCGGAGGGCGGGCGCCGCGAGCGCGTGCTGATCGACCCCGTGGCGCTCGACCCCGCGGGCACGACGACGCTCGACTCGTGGCAGCCGTCGAAGGAGGGGCACCTGCTCGCGTACCAGGTGTCGCACGGCGGCACCGAGGAGAGCGTGCTCCACGTGCTCGACGTCGCGACGGGCGAGCTCGTCGACGGGCCGGTCGACCGGGCGCGCTACTCCCCCGTCGCCTGGCTGCCGGGCGGGGAGGCGTTCTTCTACGTGCGTCGGCTCGCCCCGGACTTCGTGCCCGCCGACGAGCAGCAGTACCACCGTCGTGTCTGGCTGCACCGCGTCGGCACGTCACCGGACTCCGACGTCGAGGTCTTCGGCGACGGGCTCGACCTGACGAACTACTACGGCGTGTCCGTGTCGCGCGACGGCCGGTGGCTGATCGTGTCCGCGTCGGCCGGGACGGCGCCGCGCACCGACGTGTGGATCGCCGACCTGACCGCGCCCGGAGGCGTCGAGGCGCCCGCGTTCGTCGAGGTCGCCGTCGGGCTCGACGCGCAGACGGGCGCGTGGGTCGGGCGTGACGGGCGGCTCTACGTCCACACGGACCTCGACGCGCCGCGCGGGCGCCTCGCGGTCACCGACCCCACGAGCCCCGGGGTCCCGCACTGGCGCACGCTCCTCGCGGAGGACGAGACGGCGGTCCTGGAGGACGTCGCGTTCACCGACGGGGGCGGCGACGACCGCACGCCCACGCTCCTGGTCGCGTCGTGGCGGCGGCACACGGTGTCCGAGCTGACGGTGCACGACCCGGCGACGGGCGCACCGCGCGGCACCGTCGGCCTGCCCGGGCTCGGCTCGGTGTCCGGACTGGTCACGCGCCCCGACGGCGGACCCGACGTGTGGTTCTCCTACACCGACCACACGACCGTCCCGAGCGTCCAGCGCTTCGACGCGACCACCCGCACCACGACGCTCTGGGCGGCTCCGCCCGGGACGGTCGCGGACGTCCCGCCCGTGCGGGCGCAGCAGGTCGAGGTGACGAGCGCCGACGGGACCGTCGTGCGCGCGTTCGTGCTCGCGCGGGCTGACGCGCTCGACGCCGACGGCCGCCCGCACGCGCCCGCGCCGACGATCCTCTACGGCTACGGCGGCTTCCAGATCTCGCTCGACCCGGCCTACTCGGCCGCGACGCTCGCCTGGGTCGAGGCCGGTGGCGTGTACGTCGTCGCGAACCTGCGCGGCGGCGGCGAGGAGGGCGAGGGCTGGCACCGGTCGGGCATGCGCGCCCACAAGCAGAACGTGTTCGACGACTTCCACGCGGTCGCGGAGCACCTCGTCGCAGCGGGCTGGACCACGCCCGACCGGCTCGCCTGCTGGGGCGGCTCGAACGGCGGCCTGCTCGTCGGCGCGGCCCTCACGCAGCGTCCCGACCTTTTCGCGGCCGTCGTCTGCTCGGCGCCGCTGCTCGACATGGTGCGGTACCAGCGCTTCGGGCTCGGGGTGACGTGGACCGAGGAGTACGGCGACGCCGACGACCCCGTCGAGCTCGGCTGGCTGCTCGGGTACTCGCCGTACCACCGCGTCGTCGACGGCACCGCCTACCCCGCGACGCTGTTCACCGTCTTCGACGGCGACACGCGCGTCGACCCGCTGCACGCGCGCAAGCTCGCCGCCGCGCTCCAGGCCGCGACGAGCGCCGACGCCGACCGGTCGCCCGTCCTCGTGCGCCGGGAGACCGGCGTGGGGCACGGCGCGCGCGCCCTGTCCCGCTCGATCGCGCTGACCGTCGAGCAGCTG
- the pepN gene encoding aminopeptidase N, translating to MPAENLTRAEARERASVVSPQSYDVTLDLTTGPATFASRTVVRFTATPGASTFIDLIAPAVHEVTLNGRTLDVAEVFADSRIALDGLAAENELVVVADAAYMNTGEGLHRFVDPVDDEVYLYSQFEVADSRRVFAVFEQPDLKATFTFTVTAPAHWVVVSNYPQVGEPQPVEGGVNRNGGVDKGTATWRFETTPRMSSYITAVIAGPYHGEHGELTSSDGRTVPLSVYCRGSLAEHLDTDNILDITRAGFAFFEDKFGVPYPFAKYDQLFVPEFNAGAMENAGAVTFLESYVFRSKVPEATIERRAVTILHELAHMWFGDLVTMRWWDDLWLNESFAEYVSTLATAEATAWTSAWTTFSSLEKNWAYRQDQLPSTHPIVADMRDLEDVEVNFDGITYAKGASVLKQLVSWVGQDEFFAGVRAYFAKHAWGNTELRDLLTELETTSGRDLSSWSALWLEKAGVTLLRPEIEVDADGTITSFAVLQEVPDEHPVQRPHRLAIGGYDLDPATGRLARTLHLELDVDGARTEVPQLVGQRRPALVLVNDDDLAYAKIRLDDASLAAAIEHLGAFDDSLPRTLVWTAAWDATRDGETPARDFVDLVLGNILHETDSSVVLVLLRQLTTSLDLYVAPEHRRTTAVAAADRLLELARAAQAGSDTQLQLVKAFAARAETDAQLDAVAALLDGREALDGLTIDTDLRWELLTSLVTGGRAGETDIAVQLSADATATGQRAAAAARAAVPTAEAKAAAWAAVVDGDDLPNAIQAATIAGFGRVHDRGLLLPYVEPYFAALATVWADKTNEMAQNIVLGLYPTDLADDDRVDVLGATDAWLAAQPDAAPALRRLVAENRDGVRRALAAQETDRRRA from the coding sequence GTGCCCGCTGAGAACCTCACCCGTGCCGAGGCGCGCGAGCGTGCCTCGGTCGTCAGCCCGCAGTCGTACGACGTCACGCTCGACCTGACGACCGGCCCGGCGACGTTCGCGTCGCGGACCGTCGTGCGGTTCACGGCGACGCCCGGCGCGAGCACGTTCATCGACCTCATCGCACCGGCGGTGCACGAGGTCACGCTCAACGGCCGCACGCTCGACGTGGCCGAGGTGTTCGCCGACTCGCGGATCGCGCTCGACGGGCTCGCCGCCGAGAACGAGCTCGTGGTGGTCGCGGACGCCGCGTACATGAACACGGGCGAGGGCCTGCACCGCTTCGTCGACCCGGTCGACGACGAGGTCTACCTGTACTCGCAGTTCGAGGTCGCCGACTCCCGTCGCGTGTTCGCGGTCTTCGAGCAGCCCGACCTCAAGGCGACCTTCACGTTCACCGTGACCGCGCCCGCGCACTGGGTCGTCGTGTCGAACTACCCGCAGGTCGGCGAGCCGCAGCCCGTCGAGGGCGGGGTCAACCGCAACGGCGGCGTCGACAAGGGCACCGCGACGTGGCGGTTCGAGACGACCCCCCGCATGTCGTCGTACATCACCGCGGTCATCGCCGGTCCGTACCACGGCGAGCACGGCGAGCTCACGAGCAGCGACGGCCGGACCGTCCCGCTCAGCGTCTACTGCCGCGGGTCGCTCGCCGAGCACCTCGACACCGACAACATCCTCGACATCACGCGCGCCGGCTTCGCGTTCTTCGAGGACAAGTTCGGCGTCCCCTACCCGTTCGCGAAGTACGACCAGCTCTTCGTCCCCGAGTTCAACGCGGGCGCGATGGAGAACGCGGGCGCGGTCACGTTCCTCGAGTCCTACGTGTTCCGCTCCAAGGTCCCCGAGGCGACCATCGAGCGCCGCGCGGTCACGATCCTGCACGAGCTCGCCCACATGTGGTTCGGCGACCTCGTGACGATGCGCTGGTGGGACGACCTGTGGCTCAACGAGTCGTTCGCCGAGTACGTCTCGACCCTCGCGACCGCCGAGGCGACCGCCTGGACGAGCGCCTGGACGACGTTCTCGTCGCTCGAGAAGAACTGGGCGTACCGGCAGGACCAGCTCCCGTCGACGCACCCGATCGTGGCCGACATGCGCGACCTCGAGGACGTCGAGGTCAACTTCGACGGCATCACGTACGCCAAGGGCGCGAGCGTCCTCAAGCAGCTCGTGTCGTGGGTCGGCCAGGACGAGTTCTTCGCCGGTGTCCGGGCCTACTTCGCGAAGCACGCGTGGGGCAACACCGAGCTGCGCGACCTGCTCACCGAGCTCGAGACGACGAGCGGCCGGGACCTGTCGTCGTGGTCGGCGCTCTGGCTCGAGAAGGCCGGCGTCACGCTGCTGCGCCCGGAGATCGAGGTGGACGCCGACGGCACCATCACGTCGTTCGCCGTCCTGCAGGAGGTGCCCGACGAGCACCCGGTGCAGCGCCCGCACCGCCTCGCGATCGGCGGCTACGACCTCGACCCCGCCACCGGCCGCCTGGCGCGGACCCTGCACCTGGAGCTCGACGTCGACGGCGCCCGCACCGAGGTCCCGCAGCTCGTGGGGCAGCGCCGCCCGGCGCTCGTGCTCGTGAACGACGACGACCTCGCGTACGCCAAGATCCGGCTCGACGACGCGTCGCTCGCGGCGGCCATCGAGCACCTCGGCGCGTTCGACGACTCGCTGCCGCGCACGCTCGTCTGGACGGCGGCCTGGGACGCCACGCGCGACGGCGAGACGCCCGCCCGCGACTTCGTCGACCTCGTGCTCGGCAACATCCTCCACGAGACCGACTCCTCGGTCGTGCTCGTGCTGCTCCGCCAGCTCACGACGTCGCTGGACCTGTACGTCGCGCCCGAGCACCGTCGCACGACCGCCGTCGCGGCCGCCGACCGGCTGCTCGAGCTCGCCCGCGCCGCGCAGGCGGGGTCGGACACGCAGCTCCAGCTCGTCAAGGCGTTCGCCGCCCGTGCCGAGACCGACGCCCAGCTCGACGCGGTCGCCGCGCTCCTGGACGGTCGCGAGGCGCTCGACGGCCTGACCATCGACACCGACCTGCGCTGGGAGCTCCTCACGTCGCTGGTCACCGGCGGCCGCGCGGGCGAGACGGACATCGCCGTGCAGCTCTCGGCCGACGCCACCGCCACGGGCCAGCGGGCCGCCGCAGCGGCGCGTGCCGCGGTGCCGACCGCCGAGGCCAAGGCTGCCGCGTGGGCGGCCGTCGTGGACGGGGACGACCTGCCGAACGCGATCCAGGCCGCCACGATCGCCGGCTTCGGGCGCGTGCACGACCGCGGTCTGCTGCTCCCCTACGTCGAGCCGTACTTCGCCGCGCTCGCCACGGTGTGGGCTGACAAGACCAACGAGATGGCGCAGAACATCGTCCTCGGGCTCTACCCGACGGACCTCGCCGACGACGACCGCGTCGACGTGCTCGGCGCGACCGACGCGTGGCTCGCGGCCCAGCCCGACGCGGCGCCCGCGCTGCGCCGGCTCGTCGCCGAGAACCGCGACGGTGTGCGACGCGCGCTCGCCGCGCAGGAGACGGACCGCCGCAGGGCGTGA
- the malQ gene encoding 4-alpha-glucanotransferase has product MADDQQTPSEALLRLAAAYDITPDYWGFDGRHKVASAQTLQGVLRALGVDASSPERIELALAHREDSPWRRTLPPVVVVREGRQAHVPVHVTHEDPVEVWLELDPEVGGGRREVTQADVPVPPRLVDGRLVGRATFTLPADLPLGWHEIHAEGPSAGARCAVVVTPDRLEVPDTLDGGRAWGFMAQLYSVRSRRSWGVGDLVDLADLGAMTARRGADFLLINPLHAAEPQVPLTPSPYLPTTRRFVNPLYVRVEEVPEAAYLSAADRTLVEWAGEQAIALDTDPGPIDRDAAWTAKRAALEVVFAFERSAARQAAFDAFVEEQGPGLDVFALWCALAEKHGPDLRTWPSELLDPGSDAVAAAGAELAERVTFHRWLQWVADEQLSAAHRAALDNGMTIGIMHDLAVGVHPQGADVWSLGEVLARGASVGAPPDMYNQQGQNWSQPPWQPDALARAAYRPYRDMLRTVLRHAGAIRIDHVLGLFRLWWVPEGAATPSEGAYVRYDHEALVGILALEAYRAGAIVIGEDLGVVEPWVRDYLSERGILGTSVLWFERDMNGDPLAPEHYRELVLATVTTHDLPPTAGYLAGEHVAIRERLGLLTEPVATVRAAAAAERDRMLAALRARDLLGDDPSEREIVEALHRYVLATPSVLVGVSLADAVGERRAQNQPGTDQEYPNWKVPLADSSGQVVLVDDLFTNARLHSLAQVLNEGRWSITP; this is encoded by the coding sequence GTGGCCGACGACCAGCAGACCCCGTCCGAGGCGCTGCTGCGCCTCGCGGCCGCCTACGACATCACCCCCGACTACTGGGGGTTCGACGGCCGGCACAAGGTCGCGTCCGCGCAGACCCTGCAGGGCGTCCTCCGGGCGCTCGGCGTCGACGCGTCGTCCCCCGAGCGCATCGAGCTCGCGCTCGCGCACCGCGAGGACTCGCCGTGGCGGCGCACGCTGCCCCCAGTCGTCGTCGTCCGGGAGGGCCGGCAGGCGCACGTGCCCGTGCACGTCACGCACGAGGACCCCGTCGAGGTGTGGCTCGAGCTGGACCCCGAGGTCGGCGGCGGGCGGCGCGAGGTCACGCAGGCCGACGTGCCGGTGCCCCCGCGGCTGGTCGACGGCCGGCTCGTCGGACGTGCGACGTTCACGCTTCCGGCGGACCTCCCGCTCGGCTGGCACGAGATCCACGCCGAGGGGCCGAGTGCCGGCGCACGCTGCGCGGTCGTCGTCACCCCGGACCGGCTCGAGGTGCCCGACACGCTCGACGGGGGCCGCGCGTGGGGCTTCATGGCCCAGCTGTACTCCGTGCGATCGCGCCGGTCGTGGGGTGTCGGCGACCTCGTCGACCTCGCGGACCTCGGTGCCATGACCGCTCGGCGCGGCGCCGACTTCCTGCTCATCAACCCGCTGCACGCCGCCGAGCCGCAGGTCCCGCTCACGCCGTCGCCCTACCTCCCGACCACCCGCCGCTTCGTCAACCCGCTGTACGTCCGCGTCGAGGAGGTGCCGGAGGCCGCGTACCTGTCCGCGGCCGACCGGACGCTCGTCGAGTGGGCGGGCGAGCAGGCGATCGCCCTCGACACCGACCCCGGCCCGATCGACCGCGACGCGGCGTGGACCGCGAAGCGCGCGGCGCTCGAGGTCGTGTTCGCGTTCGAGCGGTCCGCGGCGCGCCAGGCCGCGTTCGACGCGTTCGTCGAGGAGCAGGGACCCGGCCTTGACGTGTTCGCGCTGTGGTGCGCGCTCGCGGAGAAGCACGGCCCCGACCTGCGCACCTGGCCGTCCGAGCTGCTCGACCCGGGCTCGGACGCGGTCGCCGCCGCGGGCGCCGAGCTCGCCGAGCGCGTGACCTTCCACCGCTGGCTGCAGTGGGTCGCCGACGAGCAGCTCTCCGCCGCGCACCGCGCCGCGCTCGACAACGGCATGACCATCGGGATCATGCACGACCTCGCCGTCGGCGTGCACCCGCAGGGGGCCGACGTGTGGTCGCTCGGCGAGGTGCTCGCCCGCGGCGCGAGCGTCGGCGCGCCGCCCGACATGTACAACCAGCAGGGCCAGAACTGGTCGCAGCCGCCGTGGCAGCCCGACGCCCTCGCGCGCGCCGCCTACCGCCCGTACCGCGACATGCTCCGCACCGTGCTGCGGCACGCGGGCGCCATCCGCATCGACCACGTCCTGGGCCTGTTCCGTCTCTGGTGGGTCCCCGAGGGGGCGGCGACGCCGTCCGAGGGCGCGTACGTGCGCTACGACCACGAGGCGCTCGTCGGGATCCTCGCGCTCGAGGCGTACAGAGCGGGCGCGATCGTCATCGGCGAGGATCTCGGCGTCGTCGAGCCGTGGGTGCGCGACTACCTGTCCGAGCGCGGCATCCTCGGCACGTCGGTGCTGTGGTTCGAGCGGGACATGAACGGCGACCCGCTCGCGCCCGAGCACTACCGCGAGCTCGTCCTCGCGACCGTGACGACGCACGACCTGCCCCCGACGGCCGGCTACCTCGCGGGCGAGCACGTCGCGATCCGCGAGCGCCTCGGCCTGCTCACCGAACCCGTCGCCACCGTCCGGGCCGCGGCCGCCGCCGAGCGCGACCGGATGCTCGCGGCGCTGCGCGCCCGGGACCTGCTCGGCGACGACCCGTCCGAGCGGGAGATCGTCGAGGCGCTGCACCGGTACGTGCTCGCGACGCCGTCGGTGCTCGTCGGGGTGTCGCTCGCGGACGCCGTGGGGGAGCGGCGCGCGCAGAACCAGCCCGGCACGGACCAGGAGTACCCGAACTGGAAGGTGCCGCTCGCGGACAGCTCCGGGCAGGTCGTGCTGGTCGACGACCTGTTCACGAACGCGCGGCTGCACTCGCTCGCGCAGGTGCTCAACGAGGGTCGCTGGTCGATCACACCCTGA
- a CDS encoding DsbA family protein yields the protein MTVTDTRPVVDFWFDPACPWAWLTSRWMDEVTRVRDVEVRWHVMSLSVLNEGRDLPETYRALMDDSWAPVRVLVAAARDHGDKVLKPLYDALGSRRHTDRRTDTAAIVEEALAEVGLPPELAEVGATDEVDDLLRASHGEAITLVGDEVGTPVVAIDGVGFFGPVITPAPTGEAAGRLFDGLALVTQVPGFYELKRTRTVGPAV from the coding sequence GTGACCGTCACCGACACCCGCCCCGTCGTGGACTTCTGGTTCGACCCGGCCTGCCCGTGGGCGTGGCTGACGTCGCGCTGGATGGACGAGGTGACGCGCGTGCGGGACGTCGAGGTGCGCTGGCACGTCATGAGCCTGTCCGTCCTCAACGAGGGGCGCGACCTCCCGGAGACGTACCGCGCGCTCATGGACGACTCGTGGGCGCCGGTGCGCGTGCTCGTCGCGGCCGCGCGCGACCACGGCGACAAGGTCCTCAAGCCGCTCTACGACGCGCTCGGGTCCCGCCGCCACACCGACCGGCGCACCGACACGGCGGCGATCGTCGAGGAGGCCCTCGCCGAGGTCGGCCTGCCGCCCGAGCTCGCCGAGGTGGGCGCCACCGACGAGGTGGACGACCTGCTGCGCGCCTCGCACGGCGAGGCGATCACCCTCGTCGGGGACGAGGTCGGGACGCCCGTCGTGGCGATCGACGGCGTCGGTTTCTTCGGCCCCGTCATCACGCCCGCCCCGACGGGCGAGGCCGCCGGTCGGCTCTTCGACGGGCTCGCGCTCGTCACCCAGGTGCCCGGCTTCTACGAGCTCAAGCGCACGCGCACGGTCGGCCCCGCCGTCTGA
- a CDS encoding toxin, with protein sequence MPEPVLRRLRVVGNTGSGKTTLARAAAARLGVGHLELDAVFWAEEWTKRDLAEAHAIVREFLASPEARDGWVTDGNWNSHRHGLLDDADALVWLDYPRRVVMRRVVVRTLRRGLLREELWHGNRERLRNLLRRDPDENVVLWSWTQHARYRAQYGALHDAGDVAMIRLRHPRETQRWLESLRPVAARSSPESG encoded by the coding sequence ATGCCCGAACCCGTCCTCCGCCGCCTGCGCGTGGTGGGCAACACCGGCTCCGGCAAGACGACGCTCGCCCGCGCGGCCGCCGCGCGCCTGGGGGTCGGTCACCTCGAGCTGGACGCGGTGTTCTGGGCCGAGGAGTGGACGAAGCGCGACCTCGCCGAGGCGCACGCGATCGTCCGGGAGTTCCTCGCCTCGCCCGAGGCGCGCGACGGCTGGGTCACCGACGGCAACTGGAACTCGCACCGGCACGGTCTGCTGGACGACGCCGACGCGCTGGTCTGGCTCGACTACCCGCGACGGGTCGTCATGCGGCGCGTCGTCGTCCGCACGCTGCGCCGAGGTCTGCTGCGCGAGGAGCTGTGGCACGGCAACCGGGAGCGGCTGCGCAACCTGCTGCGCCGCGACCCCGACGAGAACGTCGTGCTGTGGTCGTGGACGCAGCACGCCCGCTACCGGGCCCAGTACGGCGCGCTGCACGACGCGGGCGACGTCGCGATGATCCGGCTGCGGCACCCGCGGGAGACCCAGCGCTGGCTGGAGTCGTTGCGCCCGGTGGCCGCGCGCTCGTCACCCGAGTCCGGCTGA